Genomic segment of Cryptococcus neoformans var. neoformans JEC21 chromosome 5 sequence:
TCTGGATGTCAGCGGCAATATTATTCGAGCGGGTAAGGCATCGGCAGGAAGATGCGAAAGTCGGACGGATCCGCGGCGTTGAGCGGGTTGCAGTTCTGAAAGAACACTCTACTGTGCGTGATATAGAGGACATTGTTGTGAGAATGGAAGTGAAGATAAAGGATAAATATATAGGGGTGAAGGtttgaagaattgatatTTACGGCGAGGCAAATGACAAACGACGAACGACAAACGCCGGTCACCGGACCTTATTAGGCTTCTCTCCTGGTGTGAGCGTCGTTGTTCTTGCATCATGCAGTGGCAACCATCATTATTCCTGTACGAGTACTTGTATACTAGCTGGATAAGAAGCAACCTGAGAATATGTACATGTAGTAACTACATCCACATGCTGAATAAAGGATAGCAGAAATCGTATACGGTTATAAGGTCGTGCAATAATCTATTTACTCTATTATTGAGATGACTACTACAATACTACTGTTACATTGAGTActaataaataataataaaagcAGCTAGCAGTAGCAGTTGTGGTGATGCTAGAATCAGACACTAAGTCGATTCAAAGCGATATTTGAATGTCAAAAGCTAGACGATGTGGTTATGAAAGTTGTGCGCAACAGATTAGACAATTTAAATCAAGATTAGGGAATAAATATATGGAGCGATAAGAAAATGACACCAAGAAGCAAGTGATTGTTGTGTGAATGAGCTACGACTACTTCGAAGAGAATTCAAGCCGCTTCATTCATCGTATCATGACTCGACCTTTTCTGATTCAAgtgttcttccttccctttgtTGCTTTTGGTTGTGCAATACAAACGATGCAACGATACAGTCATTATCTCGTGTTGAATCACATCATAAAATATGAGTACTAAGCTGCCAGAGAAACCTATCACACGTTTACAATACCATACTATTATCGTAACCACTATACTGACATTGCCCTTTCGTTCAAGAGAAAACTACCGTCATGTACATTTTCATAATGCTCCTAAAGCACCGACCTCGGCCAACAGCTCATCCAACTCCCTGTCAAACTTGTCCAATCGTTCTTGCACGCCTTGGAAACACCCCCTGATTTCCGGATGGACCTCATCCCAATCAATTTTCTCTCCAATGAAATGTCTATCCACTTCGTCCACCAATTCATCGTCTTGCCAGTTAGCCCCTGGTCGTTCATCCGACCGTGACGAAGCCTTGCTTGACAAACTACTACGCATCCGAGTTTCCTTTGATTTGGGTTTGACAAGAGGACGGCGATACTCTCTTGCCCTTGTCTTGATGACTGCCATCATATCCTTCATTCCAAAGTCATCTTGGTAGCTGATGGGCAGTCGGAGCGACGGGGAAGAAGTATTCACAGCACGGGTGTACACAAAAGCTCCTCCACTGAATGGCGGAGTGGGATGCGTAGACGACGTAGCTGTAGCGGGTGTGGAACTGCGGTCATTGAAGTTCGCCTCATAGCCCGAACCTGATCCTTCAAGATCGGTGTCGGTgttctcatccacatcaCTAATGCTTCGAGGCTCAGCAGAATACTCGCGAGAACGGAGTGATCCGCTGTTCGATTCAATATCTGACATGATGGAAGCAATAGAGGGATGTTGTCGGTGCCGAGAAATGATGCGGTTGACGCTCGTCGCCGTGTCGTCATATTCGCGGTTTGTTTGACGAGAATTAGAACGAGATTGATCAAGGGCGTGGCTGTTCTGTTGATACTGATGGCCTGATGCGCGTGGAGTAGCCTGTGGGTCAACCACCATGGTCTAAGTTTTCCTCAGCATTCGTTCCATAATATTTAAGCTTTTCATAGAACTGACCTGCTGCGGCGTCACTCTTCCATTTGGCGTGCCATTTTGGGATCGGACAACATCCTCTGGACCTGTACTGCCCTTACTAGAACCTTCTTTCACTCGACTTAACACCCTTTTCAACGCTTCTTCCAGTCCAGCAGACTGACCATCTTGACTAGCCCGCTGGACAGCAGTCTGCAAaagatcttcttcgctccTTTCCAGGGAGCGGGGTCGCGAGTCATCTAAAATTTCGACCTCGTCGATGTCAAGATCGGCACCAGGTTGGGGCGTACTTGGTGCTGTGTAATAATTCGATGTATCTGTCATTTGTCTCAACAATCCCGGCGGCCCattctttccatttcccacCAAGCTCATGCCgaactcttccttttctccctcttcttcaatcgCCTTTACCTTGCCTTTGCCCCACTCCTGCTCCAAAAGCTCTGAGATATCATACATCTCTCCGCCCTCGTCGATATAGCTATATCTCATAACACGgcttcctttttcatctACCTGCTTCGTGGAGCGGAAAGTCCCctgagaagatggaagtaCGACATCCACGCCTTCAGATTTATTGGTCTTCGACAAGATGGAGAGTTGACGAGAACGAGAAGCTGCACGTTGGGCCGCGATAATCTCAGCGGGGGAGCGTGGACCAGAAGAGGTAGTGGAGAGCGTCGCACTCGTCAACGGTGTAGCCAACGCAGGTGCCTTCAGACCATCGATCATTGCGCCCGCAAGCCCACGAGGCCCAACCTTACGAAGCACGAAAATAGGGTCGCTCTCTCTAATATCTCCCATGGACCCCAGATGTGAACTGAGATCTCTAGAACGTCGTCGGCTTTCGGGCGTGCTTTTCTCCATAGGCTTGAACATCGGAGGGGAGGGATAAGCCTCCAATATCTTGGATGAAGTTGGAAGCTGTCTCTCTTCACGCTCTGTCAGCGCTACAGGCATATACAGAAAATAATGATCATACCTTTCCCGTCGATAATGACACCCAGACAATATCTAACCCTAGTCAtactccttcttttcccaactttgtcctcaacctcatcgCCACCATCCACTACACCTTCTTGGACGCCAAACCTTTCTAATCCTTGTTCGATAACATCCACTACATTCGCGTTACGTGGGACCGTGAAAAGTTTCATCCGAGGCTCTTCAACAGACGGGGATGGCATATGAGGACGGGGAACCAGTGACTCAGATGATGGGTCAAATGCGACCCCATCAGGTAGGTCAGAcgggtgaaggagaagctgaAGTGTGAATTTCGCCGATGGGGATAGATATCTTTCTGCAGGACCCTGATAGGAGGTGGATATCGTGAGATGGGGGTTCTTACTTTCATTCTGGGACATTGCAGGAAACAGAACTCCGCCCGGCGCATCTGGGCTTTCATGCACGGTCGATAAGCCTGTGCTGTAACTTGAGAACTCGCTTTGCGCCTCTGACACCCCCTTCTGGCTCGCTTCTACTAGTCCTCTCATTTCTTGTTGAGTTTCCTCCTGCCCACCTGGCACTCGCCTGTTAAGGTATAGTTTAACGGCAGAGTCATCCTCCCAATCCATGCCTAGCTTTTTGATGGCAGGATGATTTGAAAGACTGAGTACACTCGAGATGCTGCTCACACTCTCTCTGTTTACGGTAGGAGTGATAGCACCTAACCGCTCGTGAAGAATTTTACCGAGCTCGTCCGCCTCTGTTTCCCCGGATGTCCATCGAGCTACAGCATTCTGGAACTGGACAAGAGGCTTTTCAGTCGGGGAGAGCTCCAGCTCAGAGCCGTCAAAGTCCTTGACGGTGATGAAGTAATTTTTGACAGGATCTTCGCCGGCTGGAGATATCAGATGGAATCTCTGCACTGCCTGCCGAATAAGGTCACCAGCACTTGTCGTCTCATTAACCAGGGCTGTTTTGAACGATGCCTCACTCTGAACTCTAGTTCCTGCGAAGATTCTAATGACATTCAACAAGGGCGGCCCGTCAGGGTTGGGTGACACAATGATGCTGCTTGGCCTAGCTGATCGGCCATTGGCGGTGCCGTTCATACTTGCTGTCAGGCGCATGGCAGCTGCTGATTGAgcgacagcagcagcagcttcagcattggaaggagaatgaaggCCAGATGAAGGTGAACGGAGGTACTTGTTGGTGTAGGATTGCATACGGGCTTGATCTTGCTGCTGAAGTTTGAGTGAATGAGTTGAAACACCTGATTGTGGATGTTCAGCTTGCTGTTGTGGTGTAAGACTACCGGTTGAGGTATCTCGTCCATAGACAATTCCTTGGGAGAATTCTTCCACGGTGCTCTCCTCGGAGCTTCTGGTGTCACCGCTGGAAATTCCCTTGGGCTTATTGCTCTTATTCCGAGAGAACAGTCCGCCAAGCAGgccctttttcttcttctcgccgccttcttcgtctttaCCCTTCCGCGCCTTCTTGGACTTTTTCATGTTATCTTCAGGGCTCGTAATAGAATTTGGCGTACTACTTCTCACAGATGAGCTTGCAGAGATTGCAGAATAGACGGAAGACGTCGATTGGTTACTGACTTTACGCTGGCTCTGTTGAACCACAGCGGAAGGTAGAAGTGGACTGTTTGCGACTGCAGGAGTAGCAGTAACCCTCCTAGTGTCAGAAGCAGCAACTGCAGGGTCGAGGGTAGGATTGCCATTAGAAGTTACGAGAGAGGTGGTCGAATCTCCTGGGCGGTCAATCGAGACCGTATCGGCAGGCGTGTTTGATTTTACTTGTGGAGGCGCAAAAGGATTGTTGGACTTTGGTTGTACACTATTTTGTTGGACTTGTGCTTGAACGCGTTGGTCCAAAGCTTTctgtctttctctttcggCCGCATCATCCGCCCACTCGATGCCATCGTCTGgttccatctcatccataCTCTGATCCACGTCCATGACTTCTTGAGCAaatttctcatcttcaatctGATCCTCATGTCCGTCTTCTTGTCCCTCAGCCTCGTCAGGCTCATGCTCTCCTTCACTGGATTCTTCATCTGAGCTCCAGGTAACACCAGGATGGTCAACATATGTCGGCGGAGCAAACACAACTCTTCTAGCGCCGCTTTCTTCTGACCCTTCGCTGGAGCCTTGTCTCGCGCTTCTCCCCTTCGCAGCGATTGCGCCTTTGAGCTTTTCTCTAGACTGCATTTCGCCGAGCTGCTTCTCTGTCAATGTTGCAGCAGCGAGATCGATATTACGGTGCTTGTTGAGCCTCGCTAGACGCTCGTAGGGGGTCTCGATATTCTCCGCGGGAATATAACCTACGTCTTCTGTTTTAAGGACGCGCACGAGCCACCAGTACGAGTTCGCGTCGTCGAGGAGGACAAGAGAGTCGCCTTTGACGACGGAAGCTTGCCCTTCCACAGTTGCCAAGAATGTATGCCTTGAATGGCCAGCGTTAGCATTGGGCTAAGATTGATTCGGTCCACCTCCTTTATACTTACAGAGCATAGGTCAGACTAAAGTCGATACTTTCATCAGGCATGCTGTCCGAGTCACTCTCTTCATCGCTGAACCCGTCATCACTGTCACCATCTGCGCCCAGCCTTGCGTGCCTTGCTGCCATTCGTGCTGCACCAGGTTCGAGTCCGTTttcttgatgatgttgCTGGTAGAGTATagcttgctgttgttgctgataATAAAAGTTTGCGTGATCCTGATCCATCTCTGCGTCTCCTTGTataaaggaagaggaagagagtggTGACTCTGGAGGGTCATACTCATAATCGTGCGTAGCAGAGAGCGATTGGTGCAGCTGGGACCCGACTGCCTGTGGCTGGGAGGTAAGGGTCGTCATTATTCTTCAAAGTGGGAATCAGGCGAGGATCAGGGTAGACAGGTGATCAACGGATCGCCAGGCAAGCACGTAGGAAGATAGAGAGACGCGGCGCGTCTAGAGTGTACAATATTGTACAATATCGGCTTGATGGAGTCGTCAAATGTCGTAGTCGTAACTGAAGGAGGAATAGAGCGCCTGTCGGCGTACACGCGACAAAAGAGTAACTCAGTATGTACGCGTagtgggaagagggaaggaggCGGTGGGGAAAATGGCGCTTTTGTAATGGCCGGGAAGGGGCTAGCGAGAAGGCTAATACCTCTGCTTGCTTGTTTGGATTGCAAAGTCTATTCCTAACAAAGAAGACGCAACAAACGGAAACACCTTTGAGCAACTACCATCAAGCAATCAGTTGTCGCGCTCGGATACGCCGAATTCGCGACGAGGAGCGAACTTCATTCTGACGTGGCTTTTTATATAGCATTTGTTGACGCGACGCGTCgcgtttttgtttttgctTGATCTGGTGTTCCGGTCTGGCACAACGCGCTACACTCGGACTCTGTCACACGCAACGCACGGCCCTCCGCCTACTTGGCCAAAGCACCAAAACCATGGTCCAGACCctgatgatggtgatggtaAAACTGCGGTATACCTGCCCACAAATGACAGGAGGCTGAGATAACGAGGGGTGGGACATGGCATCCGCCCACTGGCGTCCGCTGGCTGTTAGGTGCCGACTGGTGGCCAGTGACGCGCCATCCATATCCGCCagccgcttcttcttgcgcATCGTGTACACTGACCGCGCACACCGCACAACGAGCGGCCAAAGCACACCCTACTCCACTGATATCACCTTCCATTCGTTTCCCATGGTGCCATTCCCTCGGATATACTACCACatctcaatcttcctccGTTTTCCATCAGCTTCCTCTGTCGCTACTCCAACGGCTCTCAGCCGCTCGCCCCTCTCTCCCTAAAACCGCTTTAAATTCCTTTTCTGTTCACGCGGATCGATTGACTACATTTAGTGTAGAGCTATTGAATAAAGGTAGGACAAATCGACCCATTTTTCACTGGACGACCTCCCACCACTATCAAAGGAGGAACTTTTTTCTCGGAGCGCCAATCTCTCTTTCGCAAGAAGCGACGTCATTCCTGAAGGGCTACGGTCGCTAGACCTTTCGCGGAAGAGCATAACGGGAAGGGAATTCGTCGATCTCGTTGGTTCCAGCTGAGTATTTTGAGTATTAGGGGACCAGGTGAGCCTTATTTTTCTTCGCTCATATAGGAGTCGGCCAGGTATCTCATATGATAGCCATATTATGTACTGATGTGTGTCCTCCACAGGTGCCCACAGTGAATATCGTATTTATCAGACGCTATTTGCTCCTCTGTCCTCCTAGTAACTCTCGAGAAGAAACCTTGTGCACGTTCCCCGTTCGTAATACCACATACATAATCGCATCAAAGGACATGACAACTGCCATTTATCGCGCCAAAATTCCCACACTATTCGTATCCAGCTTCCATTCCGCTGCtgatcattcatcatctcatAATTACGCAGTTTCTTatcaccatcctccatccttTCAACAGTCAGCTGCTGTCTCAAAAATGACGCTTGTCGACGTTGCTTCTGTTGACGCGCAGAATGAAACTGCCGCCGGCCTTGCAGAAGAGGCCTGCCCGACTGAAAAAGCTTCCGATGACATCAAGAAACCATCAAGCATCCACAAAGCTGAAGAAACATACAGGACCCAAGACCACCCAACAATACCAAAACTCCAGGCAAGCACATCAGAGGCATCTACGAAAATCAACCATTATGTGGCGAAATTGGAGGATTTCCAGCTGATCCGCGTGCTGGGCAAAGGTTGTGCTGGTAGAGTAAGCACGCTTTCAAAAGTGCCGATTCGCTACTGACTTTCTTTGTTAGGTGCTGCTTGTCAAGCACGCTCAGACCCATACCATCCATGCTATGAAAGCTATATCAAAGCGCTCTGTATTTACTCATGACGAGTTTGACCATACCATGACTGAAGTCTCTATCCTCCGTCGTATCGCTATACAAGAACCACATAATCGTTTCGTCTCAAAACTTCATTTCTCTTTCACAGACCAAGAAAACTTCTACTTTGTAATGGAATTCTACCCAGGAGGAGATCTCGCGACACAAATGGAGATCTATGGTATCTTGGGGGATCACAGAACACGATTCTACGCATCAGACATCACACAAGGATTGGAAGATTTGTACGCCCTTGGTGACCTTCAAtgcccttgccttttttgCTCATTTACTTGCATAGACACCGTCATGGTATTATCGTCCGCGATCTTAAGCCTGAGAACATCCTTCTTAATGCCAAAGGCCATGCTGTCTTGGCAGACTTTGGTCTCAGCAAGGAGTTTGATTACAGGGGAGACCCAAAACCCATTCACGCTGTGACATATCCCGGACAAGCAGAATTACCTGCTTGGGCCGGCAAGGGTGCTGGAAGTTACAGATCACAGCCCggtggaggaaaaaaaCTGGTTATTGACAAAGCTTACAGTTTTGTAAGTCCAAGGTCCCGTATTTAAATGGCATAATTATCTGTTGACCGTCGCACTTGATCACAGGTTGGTACGTCAGAATACTTGGTGAGCTTGTATACTCGATAAGCGACTTGTTTTCTAACATCATTTAGTCTCCTGAAGTCGTCAAACGTGGCGATTATTCGTATGCCGTAGACTGGTGGGCGTTGGGTTGTATCGTCTTTGAAGGGCTCATGGGACGGGTTCCATTCCGGAAAGGAGACGAAGACCCCCCTGTACGCACTTACTTCCCTTTGATGGAGCGTGCTAACAAAGAAGGGCAGATGGTCTTATGGAACAAGATATTATATGACCCATGGGACGATTATTTCAAAGATCCCAAGCTGGCTAGGTATGCCCCTGATCAGACGACATATAAATTCATTGACGCTGTGAGTGCCCTGTTTTCTCTAGGCAGCAAGGAGCTGACAATCAATGTAGCTTTTACAGAAGGATCCCATGAGGAGGATCACAGAACCTTGCGTGAAGCAACATGAATACTTCTCAATGATGTATGtccttttcccatctctACGCACTTACAGTATAATAACGTATATCAGCGACTGGGGTACAGTTCAACGTGGTGAATACCAAGATCCGCACGGTCTTCACATCCACCCCACCGCAGAATACAATACTCGATACTTTCCTAAACTTTGCCTCCAAGAAGATCCCTCTGTCGATATGTCCACTCATGACTTGCGGGACTACGAGGTCGGTGGTGGGAAGCGTACCCCCATGAACGACGACGCGCTATACAAACTCGAACTCGTAAGATATCAAAAAGAGTTGGAGGGATTCACCTGGTCGAAAGATTGGGGGACTATATgggatggtgaagaggagagcgaGATGGAGAGTGGGGTAGAAAGCTTTATCGAAGAATCTGTTACTGAGCTGGGGGGAGAAGCACAGGACAAAGTAGACAGATTGACTGAACAGCCAGTTGATCATGAGGAAAACGCTTCTGATCAAAACCTCACTCCGGCAGTGTCAGGGTGCTTATCCGCCCAAGTTGACTGTCCCGACCCTTCTAAGTCGAgttctcttcttgtgcCCCCAACGGATTCACCGGAAAACACCCCGGTCGCCCCCAAGTTGTCTTTACCCTCCACAGCTTCCGAGTTTGATGCCGCCACGTCCTCGCCTGCCGCTACTTTTGGCGTACCTACGCCTGCAGCCGAAGGTCTCTTCAACCCTATTCTGTCCGGACAACTCCAGACTaacgaagaagacaggCAAAATGAAGTGAAGACACCCTTCATGGAACTTACTCTCAAGCAACTTGAGTCCCAGGGGATCGAAATCACGATTGCGACAGAGGACAAAACCCCGATGGCCAGAGACACGGAGGTAATGTCTAAAGGGGCAAGAGACGCTCAAGTGAAACAACTTGAGGACTTGTCTACTGATATGGAGTCCGCGACTGTATTTCAGGATGATTTCAATGGTACGGATATCACGGAGAAACCTCTCTCACCCTTCAGGTCGCTCCCTTCTCTCACTTCATCCAATGAGGAGCTCATACCTTTGgttccacctcctcctgtACCTACCAGTCTTATTCCCCCTCCCGTCCCGGCTCAGCCAGTTTCCATTCCtgaccctcttccttcccaaaCAATGGCAAAtccacatcctctttccattgCTGTATTTGAAACCCTTAATCTTCCAACGGATCTTCCCTTGTCGGGTCTTTCTGTATCAGATGTCATTTCTGTCCCTTCCCTCTGTGTAGGTCATGCATCTCCACGGCTCGTTAGACGTCATTTGCGCAGAGAAAGCGAGGTTTCTATCCCACTTGCTCGCCTCAGTGTTGAGTTACATGGCACGATAACTCgcttggaagatgaagagtgggAGGAGCTGGTCTCGAACAAGGAAGATATTCCAACTGCGCCCAACGGCGGTCCAGGAGCACCCTACTTCTTTCGTAGCTTTACAGGCCTGCGGCGTAAACCGTCCACCTTGGTATCCTCGTCTCTGAGGAGACCATATGGTCCTGACTCCGACACCTCCTCCCGCGGTTCCTCTGGAAGCCTCAACAAGTCGAATCGCAGAGATCTCAAAGAAAGGAGATTATTCGGAGGGAAAAGGTCAATTGAGAGTACCAAGAGGGCTCTTAGAGGCTTGAAAACCTTTCCCCGTTTGAAATCCTTGGCTCAGGAATGGGGGAAAGACAGGATTGGAGCCGCTGGACCTGTGTCACCGTTAATAAGCTTGCCGTCGTCAGCTCCACACCGTTCCAGCCTTAGAGTTAGCAATGAAGGCAGTTCATCCGATGCTCTGGGAAGAAAGGTTCAGATAACAAGGCCAGACGATGCGAGGCACCACACTGAGTCAGGTTGGATTGGTCGACATCTCAAGAGGACAAAGCCATCATCAGCGCCTGCTTTACAGTCACGAgtcatctcatcttcaacttttAATACTGGCAACAGGAGCGATTCAGATGAGCAGAGGGGGGCTGTCGGTATGGCGGAAGGGAAAGGCACTGCCCCAAGATTAGAATTGGAGGAATCCGAACCAGTTGTATGGGGGCTTTAAGAGATGTCTCAAGAAGACTGCTCTAACTATTACGAACTGCATTGTTATTCCGACGATTGACGATAAACATGCCCGATTTTCCTGCTATTACAATGATAACCTATCTTTGTTAATAATTTTAACGATATTGACGAGAATGCATGACTAATTTCAAAAGTCCGTTTCTGATAATTTAATTGTCATTGATTGCTTCACAAAAAAAGAGCAAGCAGTAAGAGCACTGTGTGTCGATAGAGCGTAGGGGATATGGGCGGCTTTTAAGCTGCGAGGCTAGTATGGACACCAAATGCTGTGAGATGCCTAAAGTGCATGACGACTGCCACGCGTCGGTGTCACAAACCGCCTCTCTTCGAATCCCTGTGCCTTTGCTCCCACTGATCCCATCGGTATCAAACTTGAGAATAGCAGCCTGCAAGTCATCGGAGCTAAGTTTGGAGTCAGACAGATTGAAGGTAGCAGACAGGACAGAGGTGACTGAAGAGGCAAACCGGGGGGGAGGCCTCGAAGATAAAGTGCATAAAGCAGCTTGTTGACAGTGAGTCCCATGGCAGTGAGATCGCGAGCCAGAGAACCCAGGGTTCTAAGCCAAGTGGGCAACATCGGTGTCCCTAATGTAGACGGTCTCAACAAGGGCGCGGATCTTGGTGTTTCTTGGTCAAGCTTGCCAAAATCGCGGATCAAGGCGGCGTAAAGGGTGGCAGCAGTAGTGTAAATGACGATAGTTGGGGCGAAAGGAAGTGATGAGGGTCTTCCTGATGCTTCTTTGGACGAGTTTATCGATAGCCTCGTCAAGCGAGGAGCGGGTGCTGGGATCACAGCGGACCCGATGGAGCCTCGAGGATCATTATGAAGTGCTATGGTACATGGACTAGGAGGCAGACCTATGTAGGGACGAACTTGAGCGTAGGTCAGCGCAGAAACGATGGAATCGTTCCAGGTAGGTAAGTCTTCGCAAGTGGACAGCTTCAACCTCCGTCACGAAAGAGACGGTCGGAAATGAACTTGGCCAAGGTATTATCGTCCGAGACAATCATAGCGGATTTTTAATTGGTTCTTGAGTGAGGCTTGAGCTTTTTGGGAATCATGTCGGTGCCAACGCCATAAACCTGCTCTTTCCGAATCTCCATGTCCGTTGCTACTCACCCCTCCAACGCCAGAGAGATGGACGTCAGAGAGTACATTTCTATCTCCCAAATGCGGCAGGAAACAGCAACAAAACCAAGGATTAATATGATTAATGAAGTTACTGTGCGGGACGGTGATGATTCGAGTGAATAACGAAGAATGGGTCACAAAGCATCACGATGGTAGTAAGAATACCTAAGTAAAGTAAATAAGTAAATGAAGCTGCTTCCGTCGTCTCCCTTTATTAATAACTAATTATCTTCATTTTTAAGGCGCTTCTTGTTTATTTTCTCAACTCTTTTTGCCATCGCGTCGGTTTTGTTCGTTCTTTCGTCACTGCAGGTCGTTGTTGTTAATCACCGACCTCTTCATTGCTATTATTCAGGTGTCTTTAACTGTTACAAAAACATTTTCAAAATCCATAATCAGGTTAGCTCACCGTTTCAGGAGATCCAACGATTTTCTGCTTTTCCAGCTGCCTCGAATATATCTACTGCACAATACCATCGTTCCTGTTCCTGCCAGTGATCGACTACTACATATCCCACAAAATGATGCAGGTCGAAAATACCACTCCGATTTGCGACGGCACTTTTGTCGCCATCAACAACCTTTCGCCTCAGAATGCGAATACCTCATCGTTAGAAGTGAGTAAGTTCTCCTTTTATATCCTGCAGTAAAGTACTGAGCCAATAATGAAATACCCCTCACGTAGCCGCAGGTACTATTGATTCTTGTCGGCTTACCGGGCAGCGGTAAAACTACTTTTGCGGAAGCACTAGTTCGCGCATCTTCAATGTACATTACACCTCCAGAGGGGACTGGCAAGGTTCAGCCATCTGTAATAAGAAGGCCTTGGATGCGAGCGTCCCAAGACGATGCCCCCAGCAAGAGGAGGCAAGAGTGCGAATCCAGAGTCCGATGGGGCTTGAAAAACGGATATAATGTACTTGTCGATAGGGTTGGGTTCGATCCTGTGTATGTAAATTCCTTCGCACTAGGTCTATCGTGTCTTTTGGCAGATTCATCGAGACGCTCATCAATGGTCTGCCCTGACGCTGACAATTTCCGTAGCCAGAGAAGTCATTTTGTGGCAATTGCCGACGATCAGCTTCCAAGACCACTAGTATATTGTCTTATTCTCTCTGTATCTCAAGACACACTTCAGTCGCGACTACTAGGACGCGAATCACATCCGACCATCCAcggaggtgaagaaggtatGCGTGTCTTATCTCAAATGAGCCGACTATTCCAACCACCTACTATTTatggaggggaaggacTTGACCGCATGTATGTGCTGGATGAGATAAATCAACCTAGTGCTGCCGAAGGATGGAGTGATCAGAGGGTGTTGGAGATTGTAGATCGAGTTGGGAACGATGGTAGGAGagaggtgggagagagaaaaaattAC
This window contains:
- a CDS encoding expressed protein — protein: MTTLTSQPQAVGSQLHQSLSATHDYEYDPPESPLSSSSFIQGDAEMDQDHANFYYQQQQQAILYQQHHQENGLEPGAARMAARHARLGADGDSDDGFSDEESDSDSMPDESIDFSLTYALHTFLATVEGQASVVKGDSLVLLDDANSYWWLVRVLKTEDVGYIPAENIETPYERLARLNKHRNIDLAAATLTEKQLGEMQSREKLKGAIAAKGRSARQGSSEGSEESGARRVVFAPPTYVDHPGVTWSSDEESSEGEHEPDEAEGQEDGHEDQIEDEKFAQEVMDVDQSMDEMEPDDGIEWADDAAERERQKALDQRVQAQVQQNSVQPKSNNPFAPPQVKSNTPADTVSIDRPGDSTTSLVTSNGNPTLDPAVAASDTRRVTATPAVANSPLLPSAVVQQSQRKVSNQSTSSVYSAISASSSVRSSTPNSITSPEDNMKKSKKARKGKDEEGGEKKKKGLLGGLFSRNKSNKPKGISSGDTRSSEESTVEEFSQGIVYGRDTSTGSLTPQQQAEHPQSGVSTHSLKLQQQDQARMQSYTNKYLRSPSSGLHSPSNAEAAAAVAQSAAAMRLTASMNGTANGRSARPSSIIVSPNPDGPPLLNVIRIFAGTRVQSEASFKTALVNETTSAGDLIRQAVQRFHLISPAGEDPVKNYFITVKDFDGSELELSPTEKPLVQFQNAVARWTSGETEADELGKILHERLGAITPTVNRESVSSISSVLSLSNHPAIKKLGMDWEDDSAVKLYLNRRVPGGQEETQQEMRGLVEASQKGVSEAQSEFSSYSTGLSTVHESPDAPGGVLFPAMSQNESKNPHLTISTSYQGPAERYLSPSAKFTLQLLLHPSDLPDGVAFDPSSESLVPRPHMPSPSVEEPRMKLFTVPRNANVVDVIEQGLERFGVQEGVVDGGDEVEDKVGKRRSMTRVRYCLGVIIDGKERQLPTSSKILEAYPSPPMFKPMEKSTPESRRRSRDLSSHLGSMGDIRESDPIFVLRKVGPRGLAGAMIDGLKAPALATPLTSATLSTTSSGPRSPAEIIAAQRAASRSRQLSILSKTNKSEGVDVVLPSSQGTFRSTKQVDEKGSRVMRYSYIDEGGEMYDISELLEQEWGKGKVKAIEEEGEKEEFGMSLVGNGKNGPPGLLRQMTDTSNYYTAPSTPQPGADLDIDEVEILDDSRPRSLERSEEDLLQTAVQRASQDGQSAGLEEALKRVLSRVKEGSSKGSTGPEDVVRSQNGTPNGRVTPQQTMVVDPQATPRASGHQYQQNSHALDQSRSNSRQTNREYDDTATSVNRIISRHRQHPSIASIMSDIESNSGSLRSREYSAEPRSISDVDENTDTDLEGSGSGYEANFNDRSSTPATATSSTHPTPPFSGGAFVYTRAVNTSSPSLRLPISYQDDFGMKDMMAVIKTRAREYRRPLVKPKSKETRMRSSLSSKASSRSDERPGANWQDDELVDEVDRHFIGEKIDWDEVHPEIRGCFQGVQERLDKFDRELDELLAEVGALGAL